Within Wyeomyia smithii strain HCP4-BCI-WySm-NY-G18 chromosome 2, ASM2978416v1, whole genome shotgun sequence, the genomic segment AGAAGTAGAAATGTTGTAATAAATAAGTGGGTATTCACGTTCATCAACAGGGGTTTTGATAATTTAATGGGTTGTCATGTTATATTATCAAGAGTGTAAAAAATATGATAATGTTCCTGATCTGCGATGAACTAAATACTTACCAATTGAGAATATTTATGGGAAGTGATATTCAAgagaaaacaaataaaagagTGGCAATACTTTCATATAATGAtaatcattttattattttctctacATTTGCTGGTTTGTTCAGTTATTATTGCACTAGATACATTCATATCATTCGCTAAAACAATCATTGCAAATATATAActtattgtttttattatttccaGAAGTTCCGAAACAGGTTAAACCAGGTGGCATAATTTTTTTCCGTTGATTTTTTAATACTTATCATTACTGTTGATTGTAAGAATGCTACCGAAACAGTCATAAATAAAACGTCTGCGGATTGGTGTAGTACAAACACTCACACAATCGAATCTACGGGTAGGGTAATATCAGCATAAGCTTGGTTTTGAAGAATTGAAATCCTAAGCAAAcagcgaaaagaaaaaaaaaacactataattgaaatttaattccACATCCAATTTCGAAGCAGAACGAGGGAATCAATTGCGCTGTTCCCAGTCGAGAATTTCGGATTGATGTGTGAGAGAACAATTTGCTAGATACTACGGCTCTTATTGAGACGGATTCtcacttcaattttcaatttatctTCATTATTTTTACTTCAATCATTATCATAATAATTTCTCATTCTCCGTCTTACCCATCGCCTGGTCAGTTGGATTGGGGGTGGCGAGATTAAGGTAGGAAACCTGCCAGCCCGCCTGGGAGTGGGCAGCTCGGAAATCGAAAGGAGTAAGTGCTGAGAATGAAATATCATTATTTCCAGAAGAAAAGGTTACCTACGCTTATTCAGATTGGGTTCTCTCGTTCTGGCACTTAGCCGCGCTCACGTTTGTCGTGCTAACTTTTTCTTCTCTGCGCTTCCACACTGTTAGTGTAATCATTTCTCATGGAGCtgttattttctcatttaaccGAGTGGCTATGTTAGATTTCTAacagtgtatgtgtgtgtttgctATTATTGCACAATATTCAATATAGGAATACTGGGAAGAATTAGAGGTGATATAACCAGGTTTATTGCTGATACGGACATATGTGATTAGTTATCTGTTTAGAGAGTAGTACGGTCGTGCACACATTGAATATGCGTAATTGTATCTAGATTACATTCACAAGACTGATTTCTTCCGGTGTGGGATATTTGTCTAATTCTCACTATAAATAGTTTCATATGCACATAATTGCAGTGATCAAACTGCGCTGCTTAATAATAATATCCAATCGAATTATTTATCAATTGTATTTAGGGAAATTTACAATTTCTCTTCCAACTAAACTatcgcaaaaaataaatattcttaGTCAAGCATAGCCATTAACACTAGAACAACTTATCagagttagtaaaaataataaacattttTGCTTCGAATATCTTTCAGTACGAAAACATGAATCCATGTTGGGTAATGTCGTCACGTTGGATCGACGATTTCACAGCTTGATGTGAATTTCAATAATGTTATGTGTTAGTTAGTTGTGCTCTTCGCTCTACgagatttctttcattttttttctttttgagtCTGCAAACCCCCTACCACTGTTTCAATATTGAACAGATTGGTTCGAAAGTAACTCAGAAAAACAAAGGGAAAATGTTACCTGTTTGGGTGTCAAATTTTAGACAGTTAACTCAATGTTATGTGCGACACTCGATTAGTTCGCTGACGTTGTAGCCTCTTCCTTACCAACGTGAAAAATGTCAACATGCTCTTCTGACACATGCCGTCAATCAGTATACCTACGGGTTTCTCTTCATACTCCAAGCATTTGCAGTTGATTTCCTTCCGTCATCATAACAATACAGTGTCTTCGAATTTCGTGTTTTTCTTTTCTCATCAGATAAGGTGTCACGATTTGGTCGAGCCAGTGGGAACGCTGTTTTTCACGTGTTAGACAACGTTTACACCGTTTTTGCCGCCACTGACCACCGGAGTGGTGCTGCTGGTACTGGTCGTGGTGGTTGTAGCGTTGCTGCTATTGCGGTTACCGTTGGTCGCGTTTGCCGCTGCCGTCGCTCTCAATCCGGCCGCCACTTTCTCGATAGTTTTTTTACCACCGTTTgtaccgttggtggtggcgttgttgttgttgttataatTATTGTTGCTCCCGCTGGTCGAGCTAACGCTATCGTTTCTACTGCTATTGTTGTTGGTGGAATTGCTGTTGTTATAATTGCTACCCATGTTCCCATTGTAACTAGCGCTAGCTGTGTTGGTAGTAATCGTATTGGTATAGGTTCTACCGGAGGCAAATGTATCGATGCCGTTATTATTCACACTTGATTTCTGTCCTGCCGTGTTTGCGTTGTTTATTCGCATGTTTACGTTCATGACTTTTGCTGGTGACGCGGGTGAGAGAGATGTTATCGTGCTACTGTTGTTGGATGTTGCCAGCGAAAAGGATGCTGCCGTTGGCGATGCAACGTGTCCAGAGGAGGAGCTGCTTATCGCGTCCGTTTGGTTTCGGAATGCCAATGCCGATGGGTTCGGTATGCTCCGTACTGATGGATTTGGCTGGCGCACGGCAATGTTGCGATTGCGATTGATTTCAGCAAGCTTTGGCATCGATATCGATTTTACCGTGGATGTTGCCGTCGGGCTGGCTGAGCTGTAGGTCAATCCTAGTCTTGGCATGTTGCTACCACTGTTGGTACTGGTGGTGACTGCAAAACCAATCATGTCGGCAGGAAGCTTCAGTCCCGGTATTCCGGCTGATTGAAACTTGGCCATTACGCTGGACCCGGCTTTTATCATTGACGCAGCCGACGTTTGAATTAATGAATTGATTAGCTCTAATCGGCTGCTATCAATATCAATCTTCCCATCAGAGTCTGGCTGCTTGGTTTGGGGCAATTGGCGTCCCATCGTTGAGTCTTTTGGCGATTTGGGCTCATTCCCGTTTAATTTCGAAGTAAGACTGTCGCTGCTTTCGAGAATGATTAAATCGTCATTTGCACGTGTCGTTAAATCGAGAGCACCACTGGTGTCCTGATGCGAGGCTGGACTGGTGGTGAGTTTAGTGGCACTTTTCGTTCCGGAACTGGTGACTTGAAAAATCGATGGTGAAATTGAGGAGGATGATTGCTCTGGAACGgatgcggattttttaattttaatcagAGGTATGGTAGACGGTGGCGGTCTATTTGCTTTTGAAGTGAGGTTAGATTTCAGACCAGCTGCTGATCCGGTGGCACTGGTTTGAGGTTTATCGGCTACCGGGGCAGTCGATGGTATTCTAACGATTTCTAGCGCTGGACGGTTGTCAACAGGCGATGGTTTAGGAGTTGAATCGGTCATTTTGGTGACACTGATAGAGGAAGGAGGTAGTAATAAACTCGGCATAGAAGACTTTGTATTCACTTCCTTGGTGTAGGTAGAGCTAATGGGCGATTTATAAGGTACATCGTTTGCTGAGGTTGGCATCGTTGGGTTGCCGTTTTTTGCAAGACTGGCACCCTTTACAAAATTGAACATCGGTGCATATATAGGCTTTTTCAGGAGTCGGTTTTGAGCATTCAGCTCAAACAAGTCTACGCGTGGCGTTTTGGGAGGAATGTTATGAGTTGTGCTACTATCAACACTTGTTGATCTTTTTAACGCAGGATTCGCATTTCTCGGCTGATAGAGACTTGTACTGTGAGACGATTGAACAGCAACTTTTTTCTGTACACTCTGTAGGGCCAAGGGCGGATAGTTGGGAGTGTGTCGAGGACTAAACATTGGTCCTTGAGCGCCGATTCGTTGTGTAGGCCTGGGAAAATTGTTGGTCGAAACTGTTCTGCTATTAACGGTCGAAGGAATCATTGTGGGAGGTTTCATGCTGAGTCCAGTAGTAGCAGGCTTACTGGCAACCAATGAAGGTAAACTATGTTTAGAAGGCAGACTATTACCTGTATCCAGTTTACTAGTTGAAACAATTTGTACATCATTATCATTGTCAATAAAGCCCGTTCTGGCTTGTACGCTTTCGATGATGCTGTTGATTGTGGATGAACTATCCGAAAGGTGTTTGTCCAGATTTGGAATGTAAACCATCGGTTTGTGGCGAATGGCTCTCATCTCGTTAATCTTTGCCTTCGTGGAACTGTCCGTCGTACCGCCCAGGGATGCAAGTTTCGGTAGCTCGTTTACCCTAGTTGCTACCGGCATCGGTTTCTCGGCAGCTACCACCAGTTTACCTATTCCACAGTCCGTCACTTTTGGCTGCACACAAAACGTGGGTTGCTCAATAATTtttacatcatcatcatcatcaccctTGGTGATGTCAATCACCTTTGAACTGTCTTCTTTCGGCGATGGAATCGTTGCGGCTGTCAATGATAATGACGACGACGCTGATGATGGTGCTGACATCGATGGTAGCGTCGATGATGGTCTAACTTCCGTATTTTGTTTCACTGTCTCTTTCGGCGATTGCGGTGTGATTTCCTCGCTCGGCTTGCGTTCGTGTTTTGATggtttttcggttattttaacCTTCATTTTCAAGCTCTCATCGTGCTGGGAAGAAATTTCGGCATGTAATTTCCTCCGCTTGCTGCCGGCTTCTTTGGAGTGTTTAGCCTTTTTGCGCTTTCGATGAAACGACGGTGGATCCGGCGAGGAAGTCGTcgagtttttcttttttttcttcccttcCCCTTCGCCAGTTTTGTAGACCGGTTTTAGCCCAATTGTTTTCGCGTACTCTTCTATGTCGATTTGGGGGTTATCCGCCGGTTTGACACTCTCTTCGGGTCGCGACCACATTGGAGATTTGCCAGAGGTAGATGACGATGTAGTAGGCGATGTTGCCGCCGAAGAGGATGTTGACGACGAGTGAGCCGATTTTGGCGAGCGCTCGCTATCCGATTTTGGAATGGAGATTTTGGTTTTCAGACTAGGTAGCTCTATTTTTAATTTAGGAACTTCGGGTTTGCGATTGGTTTCGACACTGGATGCGAACGGTGACATGACCATTTGTTTCTTTAAATTTACATAGCACTTCAGTTCGGATGGCTTTTCACTTCTCCCATTagcgttgttgttgttgctgttgttgggtGCCGTTATCGCGACCACAGTGCCGTTGCTCTCCGACCGGTGCGGAGAAGGTTTAGATTTTTCATGCTTGGATTTTACTTCATTCAGTGGCTGTACTGGTGCGACGATGTTGGCCTCATTCCCGGCAGAGCTCGCTTTGTTTCGACTATTGTCTTCGGATAACTTTTTTCCGCTAGAATCGTTTATATGGTTATAGTCATTATTTGATTTGTTATGTTTTTTAGTGCTCTGTGGTTCTGATTTTCTCGAATCATCACCCGGAACGGCTCCGCCTCTACTGCCGTAGCTCCCCTTCGGTTCTGTTTTAGATGCCGTGCTCAACGAGAAAGACGCTGCCTCGTAGTCACTATATCGAATATCATTGCTGCGAAGCCGCTTGAAGTCACTGAAGCTAGCCGATGCGCTGGGACTGCTCTGTTTTGGCGATTTGCTGGATTTCGTCTCACTTTTGGAATAAACAACTTTCGCGTCATTCCTATCACTCTTTTTCGACACTAACACTAACTTTAATGTTTCCTTTTCTTTCTTCTCACTGCCACTCTTATCagatttgtttgttttggttattaTCAACTTGTTATCGTATTTGCTTTCAACTGATTTGTAGCAAGTAGCTTCCAACGGTGGTATATTTGCTGTTTCACTGGTGCGAGTTAATGTTTCACTTGTTTTATTGTTTACCGTGGCATCCGATGAGACGACATCGACGGCCGGCTTCGGCTTGGTGGAGTCACAGCCATCGATGCTGGCAATAATTTCGCCGTCGTCATTGTTGCTGGCACCCTTTCCCGGTGACGCTGACGGTTCTGCATTTCCTTGACTTTCGTTGAGGTTTGGATCGCTGCTGCTGCTATTGCGACTGCTATTATTAGCATTTTGTTCACCACTGCTTCCGCCACCACCACTTGCACCACCTCGGCTATTATTCTCATTGCTATTTTTATCGCTTCCCACACTGTATGCTGTAGTGGCTGCCATCGGTTTCGCGGTCGGGCGTATGAATATTCGATAGAACAGTCGCATCCATGAGACCTGTTAAAAGAAGATAGAAAAGATGTGCGTTTCTTAGGTTTTGTGATAAATTGAACGTTGAGGCTGGGCTCCACTGGAATAACTATCCTATATATCCTATTGACATAAGCAACTTTAAATAAACGTTCGCATTTGAATGCATGTAGAACATCTGTAGAAAACATCAATACTCAGGACTGTTCATTCATTTTGCNNNNNNNNNNNNNNNNNNNNNNNNNNNNNNNNNNNNNNNNNNNNNNNNNNNNNNNNNNNNNNNNNNNNNNNNNNNNNNNNNNNNNNNNNNNNNNNNNNNNNNNNNNNNNNNNNNNNNNNNNNNNNNNNNNNNNNNNNNNNNNNNNNNNNNNNNNNNNNNNNNNNNNNNNNNNNNNNNNNNNNNNNNNNNNNNNNNNNNNNNNNNNNNNNNNNNNNNNNNNNNNNNNNNNNNNNNNNNNNNNNNNNNNNNNNNNNNNNNNNNNNNNNNNNNNNNNNNNNNNNNNNNNNNNNNNNNNNNNNNNNNNNNNNNNNNNNNNNNNNNNNNNNNNNNNNNNNNNNNNNNNNNNNNNNNNNNNNNNNNNNNNNNNNNNNNNNNNNNNNNNNNNNNNNNNNNNNNNNNNNNNNNNNNNNNNNNNNNNNNNNNNNNNNNNNNNNNNNNNNNNNNNNNNNNNNNNNNNNNNNNNNNNNNNNNNNNNNNNNNNNNNNNNNNNNNNNNNNNNNTTTTGTTGTtattgtctaaatcatggttcaatTTCAGtagtttggctatcaatcaagaatcgaacgaatgtttgaagaaaattttgattccgtttcttcACAAACACCATACCAATGGAAGGTATGTGTTTTAGGCAAAAAAACCCTTAATCATATTATAACAACAAGAAACATAAACGTTCCTGAAAAACCATTTAACCCAATTTGTACCCAatatacgcaacccaacgagtCTACCTCAGTGTAGTCCAATTGAAGATTTCTTTGGGGTTTTAAGGTTCCTTGGtgtacaaaaataactggagagcaATGAACTGCAAACAGTGGACTGGTCGAAAAATCAACGTGAATACAACGCTTTTGTTTCGGAATCATGAAAATGCTTCGTCAGAAAGCCGGTTCAGACCTGTCTCCAATGTACATTATTTCTTTGGGTTTTTACCTTATTCGACAACagtgaaaaaaatacaaaattttcgttttcacctgttatatattttatttttgatatatgttttatttttgagTAGTGGCGCAATTTAATTAAAAGGTTCATAAATCATGGAAAACCTGACAAACAATTACTGGTAACAATGATGTGCTC encodes:
- the LOC129719806 gene encoding uncharacterized protein DDB_G0284459-like, translating into MADDNSPISDVPDDPLIFATASGFIGYDYSIAVLNRGVTAVSWMRLFYRIFIRPTAKPMAATTAYSVGSDKNSNENNSRGGASGGGGSSGEQNANNSSRNSSSSDPNLNESQGNAEPSASPGKGASNNDDGEIIASIDGCDSTKPKPAVDVVSSDATVNNKTSETLTRTSETANIPPLEATCYKSVESKYDNKLIITKTNKSDKSGSEKKEKETLKLVLVSKKSDRNDAKVVYSKSETKSSKSPKQSSPSASASFSDFKRLRSNDIRYSDYEAASFSLSTASKTEPKGSYGSRGGAVPGDDSRKSEPQSTKKHNKSNNDYNHINDSSGKKLSEDNSRNKASSAGNEANIVAPVQPLNEVKSKHEKSKPSPHRSESNGTVVAITAPNNSNNNNANGRSEKPSELKCYVNLKKQMVMSPFASSVETNRKPEVPKLKIELPSLKTKISIPKSDSERSPKSAHSSSTSSSAATSPTTSSSTSGKSPMWSRPEESVKPADNPQIDIEEYAKTIGLKPVYKTGEGEGKKKKKNSTTSSPDPPSFHRKRKKAKHSKEAGSKRRKLHAEISSQHDESLKMKVKITEKPSKHERKPSEEITPQSPKETVKQNTEVRPSSTLPSMSAPSSASSSLSLTAATIPSPKEDSSKVIDITKGDDDDDVKIIEQPTFCVQPKVTDCGIGKLVVAAEKPMPVATRVNELPKLASLGGTTDSSTKAKINEMRAIRHKPMVYIPNLDKHLSDSSSTINSIIESVQARTGFIDNDNDVQIVSTSKLDTGNSLPSKHSLPSLVASKPATTGLSMKPPTMIPSTVNSRTVSTNNFPRPTQRIGAQGPMFSPRHTPNYPPLALQSVQKKVAVQSSHSTSLYQPRNANPALKRSTSVDSSTTHNIPPKTPRVDLFELNAQNRLLKKPIYAPMFNFVKGASLAKNGNPTMPTSANDVPYKSPISSTYTKEVNTKSSMPSLLLPPSSISVTKMTDSTPKPSPVDNRPALEIVRIPSTAPVADKPQTSATGSAAGLKSNLTSKANRPPPSTIPLIKIKKSASVPEQSSSSISPSIFQVTSSGTKSATKLTTSPASHQDTSGALDLTTRANDDLIILESSDSLTSKLNGNEPKSPKDSTMGRQLPQTKQPDSDGKIDIDSSRLELINSLIQTSAASMIKAGSSVMAKFQSAGIPGLKLPADMIGFAVTTSTNSGSNMPRLGLTYSSASPTATSTVKSISMPKLAEINRNRNIAVRQPNPSVRSIPNPSALAFRNQTDAISSSSSGHVASPTAASFSLATSNNSSTITSLSPASPAKVMNVNMRINNANTAGQKSSVNNNGIDTFASGRTYTNTITTNTASASYNGNMGSNYNNSNSTNNNSSRNDSVSSTSGSNNNYNNNNNATTNGTNGGKKTIEKVAAGLRATAAANATNGNRNSSNATTTTTSTSSTTPVVSGGKNGVNVV